The genomic stretch ACACATGTTCGGGAACCGACTGATGACAGCCGGTGTGACGGCGGTCCTGCTGGGCGCGCTCGCCGCGTGCGGCGGAGGCCATGGAACCGCCGCCGCCCACCCGGGCACGGCGGCCGCCGTCACCGCCTCCCCGAGCCCGGACCCCGTCCGCGGCATCAAGGACACCGTCCGCCACCTCACCCGGAGGACCACCCGGGCCACCCGGCCGCGCCTGGTCCGAAGGTGCACCACCGGCACCCGCCAGGTCCGCCACACCGCGCGCTCCGGCTCCGGCAGCCACCGCCGGACCCGCACCTGGTACACCACCGAGCACTACCAGAACTGCCAGAAGGTGCGAAGCGGAACCGAGACATACCGCAAGGAACTGCGCCCGGAGCGCTGGTGCGTCCGCCTGGACGACGTCAACGGCGACCGGAAGCGGGACGACGTCTGGTTCCGCGTCGACCGCACGGACTACGACACGGCCAACGCCGCCGACGCCCACGCCCGCGTCCAGTTCATCCCGCTGTACCCGGACAACGGCTGCTGACGACAGCCCGCTCGGACTCGGTCGTCAGCACTGTGCGACGGGAGCCACACTCACCGCGTCACGCTGCCAGTCGAGATGCCGGATCACAGCGGCGGTGTCCTTCGTGCCCTTCACCTTGACCGTGACACCGGCCGCGTCAGCGGCCAGCAGCTCGCCGCACACGGACGCCCCGCGGGTGTGAACCGTGACCGTCGAAGCCGGGCCGTCCCGCCCCGGGGCCACCCAAGTGACCATGATTCCGGCCGCTGTCGCCACGACGCCGAGCAGGGTCGCCCAGCACGCGGAGCGGATCAGCCGCGCGATGCGATCCCGTTCGCCCCGCTCCCAGTCGAGCAGCTTCTCGGCATGCGCGTACTTCAGCTCGAAACCCGGCTTGCCGTGAACGGCCCGCACCGCGAGGAAGGTAGCCAGGAGCAGCAGACACAGCCCGGCCGCCATGAGTACGAGGACCGCCCGCTGGTAGCCGGAGGGGAGTTCGGCGACGTTCTCGCGCCCCTTGAGGACCAGTACCGCGGCGAGCAGACCGGTGGCGGCGGTGAGGAAGTTCCGCCAGCCCTCGGCCTGTCCGCGCGCGATCTCCAGCTGGGTCTCCGTCATCGACTGGAGCCGCTGATGGGCGCGGCGCAGTTGCTGGGGCGCGTATCTCCTGGGTGTGGTCACGGAGTCCCGCCCGAAGGACGAACGGCCGTCCAGGCCGCGCCGCAGCCGCCGGTCTCCCGGTCGTCTCCCCGATGGGCGTACTCGCAGTCGCAGCGCATGTATACCCGCTCCGGGACCTCGTCCTCCGGCGAACGCCGGCGCGGCCAGCCCTTCGACACGGCACCGGGGATCACGTCAGGGAGTGGCTGGTCGATCTCCCCGGCGCACTCCGGACACGCCCCGGAAATGCTGAGCGCTCCGCCGGCCAGATTCCAGGAGAACCCGCTCACCTGATCCGGAAGATTCTTGATCTCGTAATCCTTGGAGACGTGCGGCACATCAGTTCCCTTCATGCGGCAGCGGCAGGCGGAAGCCGAACAACGGCGCATAGTCCTGGAGCCGTTCGCGGACCTCGTCGACGGTCAGATCCGTCTCCTCGGAGGCCAGCAGCACCTGGTCCTCGGACACATCACCGGACAGCGCCGGTTCCCGGCCGGTGAGCCGGGCGGTGAGGATGACGACGTCCCGCCAGTCGGGGGTGCGGGTGATGACGGGCTCGGGGAAGGGGAAGTCGAGTCCGATCGCCGCGAACTGCTGAAGCCGGCGGTACGCCTGCGGCAGCGCGAGGCCGAGCCGGGCCGCCGCGATGACCAGGGCCAGCGGGGTCAGCGTCCACGACTGCTTCAGGTCCGGCTGTACGAGGGCGTACTCGGCGGGCACGTCGCGTTGCTGCGGCCGAACCGGCGGTACGAAGCCTTCCGGCACCGGGACCGTCGGGGCGCCCAAGGACCGATAGGCGTTCACCATGGCTGCGGCGGTCGCGAGGTCGACACCCTCTCTGTTCGCCAGGAGGATCAGATCCGCCAACCAGACATGCTCGCGCCACTCTCCCCTGTCGCACAGTGCCATGAAGACCGGATAGGTCGGACGCCGGTCGGCGGCCTTCTCCGGCACGTCGGCCACCTCCAGCCCGTAGCCGGCCGCCTCATGGCGCAACCGCCGGGCGAGGGCTCCGAGGCGCTCACCGAACGTCATCGCGAGCCCCATGAGGTAGACGGGATCGATCTGCTCCCGCTTCTCGACAGAGGGCGCCCGCAGGGTCGGGAATTCGATCATGCCGCGTACGGGCATCGCCCACATGTCGTCCGAGATCTCCCGGAGCCGGCTGGACCTGCGTGTGGACAGCCAGGTGCGCGCCGCCTCGACGGCACGGTGGTCGACCAGTCCCCCGCCCGCAAGGGCCTCGACCGCGGCGACGTTTTCCTCCAGCAAGGACGGTTCGTCCAGGTGACCGAGTACGCGCAGCACCGCCCAGACGGTCAGCGGGCGCGGCTCGGAGGCGTCGCCCTCGTTCTCGGCGGGGAGGTCCTCGCACCACGCGGGCGGGCGGAACGTCGCCAAGGGGCCGGGATCCGGCACCTCAAGACCCAGTTGCCCGGCCCAGCCGCCCAGCCACCTCGCGGTGTCTCCCACCGTCTCCTCGCGGTTCGCGGCCAGCGCCACCAGGTGCCGCAGACCCATTGCGCCAGGGCTGAGGAAGGGCGCTGCTCCGTCCAGATCTCTGCTGATCGCGACGAATTGAGCACGGTCCAGGGGGTGCGCGAGGTCCGGGCCGGTGAGCCGGTAGCCGAGTGGCTCGAAACGGCGTACCGCGTCCTCGATCTCCGCCGCGGGAATGCCCTTCTGCCGAACCCGGCAGGCGATGTCGATGGGGCTCACGAGATGGGGGAACGGCGGCTCGCCGCCGACCGTGAAGGGCGGGCTTTGCGGGCCTGGCTCGTCGTCCAGCAGAGCGATCCGTTCTCGGCCCCCCACAACATGGGAGCCGAGGCCCTGGAGGTCCGTGGGCACGGAGATCGACGGATCGAGACGGGACAACTGCACGCACAGCTCGGCAAGCCTGCCCAGACTTTCCCGGTGCGTTTCCGATACCCGCAACATCGCGGTCCGGACGAGACGTCGGCCATCGGGCCCACGCCCTTCCGGTTTCCGGCACACCTCGTAAAGGTCGGCCATCAATGAGTCGGGCACTACATCGGCCAGCCCTCGCACGTCCGTCACTTCCGGAACCGACACGCCCGCGATGGCGTAGCGGCGCAGCTGACGCGTCGCCTCCCGCAGAGAGATTCCGGTTTCCGCGGCGGCTCGCAGCACAGCGGACCAGGAGCCGTCCGGGTGGGACCTGAACACGAGAGTGTCGAGCGGCTGGGGGTCAGGGAGGACCGCGCCTTCTTCCAGCGGATGCTGGCTCCGTGGCATTCCCAGAGCACTCTCGCGCCAAGCGGTGAACAGGTCCGTCAGCCTGTCGGGCATCCGCCCGGTCCCGTTGAGAACACGGAGATCGACGGGGAGGCATCGGAGATCGCTCAGCGTGAGGCTGCCCTGGCCCTGGGCCTGCCTCTTCCACTCGTGCTCTTCGGGAAGCGAAAGGGGCACGTCGCTGTCCAGCAGATGGCCGACGACCAACTGCCCGAGCAGCGGCTCACTCGCGGCGAGCCTCCACAGCCATTCCAGCGGGAAAGGACGCCAGGCGGAGCGACGGATCAGCGCGGGTACGGCATCCTCGAGATCGCGCTTCGCCCGCCTCTCGTCGTACCAAAGGATCCGGTTGCGGTCCACGCTCAGCTTCGGCCGGTGTCTGCCGCGCAGATTCAGCACATACCCGTAAGGGAGCACGGCGTCCTCGACGAACAGCCCGTCGACCAGCAGCATGCCCGGTCCGTCCACCCACCAGACGTCCTCGGCCGCGTGGATGCGAGGGCTCGGCAGCGACGAGTCACCGTACAGCTCACCCGGCCGCCAGATCACCGGCTCGCCGTCGAACTCGGTGGCGGTCACCTCCACCGGGCTGCACCACAGAAACTCGCGCATCGCCTGGACGACGGACGGATGACGCCCGCGCTTCTCATCAGGCTCGTCGTGGACGTACAACCGGACGATGGTGCCGCCGCCCTCCAGCCCGTTGTCCTCCCGGCTCAGGTGCATCAGCCCCGAGCCCGCCGTGACACTGGCCCGGTAGCCGCCGTCACGAGCCGTCGCTCCGCCGAGCATTCCCACCGGCCGCGTGATCACCTCGACCTCTTCGGCCAGCATGAAGTAGCTGAAGACGCCGATGCCGAACCGGCTGTTCAGCTCGGTGGTGATGCCCTCGCGGCGCCATCGGCGCATCTCACGCATGCGGGCCGAGGACTGTTCCGAGCGGCGGCCGGCCTGGGCGAAGAGGTCCCGCAGTTCCTCGGCCGTCATCCCGACGCCGTTGTCCTCGCACTGGATGTACATCCGGCCGGTGTCCTCGTCGACGCCCTGCGTGAACACGATGCGTGATCCGGCCAGTTGGTCCCGTTCACACTCCGAGCCCGTCCAACGGCCCGGTTCCGCGTAGCGCCGGCGGGCCTGCCGTACCCGGCAGGCGTCGAGGGCGTTCTGGTACAGCTCGCGCACCGCCAGCATCCGGTCGCCGTACAGCTGGGTGCCCATGATGAGCGGCTTGACCTCGTCCTCGGCCAGCTGGAAACGGGGCGGCGGCTTGTCGAAGGCCTTGTGCTTCGGCTGCAGGCCGTCGGTCTTCACCGTCTGCGGGAGACCGTGGAGAAGATCGTGCGGGCGCAGGGTGCCATGAGTGCGGCGAGCCGCCTGGGACACGGTGGCGATCCGCGCGGCGAGGCGGTCCAGCGCGGTGTACAGCGCCGCGCTGCCGCACTTGAAGACCAGCAGCCACCGGGTGGCCGGGACTTCCCCGGACACCGCGGCCTCCGCGGCCTCGGCTTCGGTGTCGGAGCTGATGCGGAAGCCCTTGTTCGCCCTGATCTCGCCGACGATGCCCTGTGGCCGGATCTGCGTGGGCTCGCGCGGGCCGAGGTGGTCGATGAGGACGCCGTCGAGCATGCGCGGGTCGATGGCGAGGAGCCCGGCGATGTGCAGGAGCGTAGCCAGCTCGCGGGGCCGCCAGGTCCACCGCTCCTCGCCGCAGAGGTCCGCGCACAGCCCCGTCACCCACTCGCTGCCGTCCGGCGCCGCCGCCTCGGCCGGTGTGCCGGTGCCGAGCTGGGAGACGACCTGGAGGACCGCGCCGCGCAGGGTGCCCCTGTCGTCGTGGCCGAGCGACTCACCGGTGGCGCTCTCCGCCGCCCGCACCAGGAGGTCCACCGCCCTGCGCAGGCTGTCCAGCGACGCGTGGTCGCCGCTCTCCCAGAGCACGTCCCAGTCGGCGAGGAAGCGGTGCCGCAGCCAGTACTCGGCGCTGCGCGCGTCCTCGGACCGGCCGCGCCGCAGGAGTGTCTCGCGCCATGACTCGACCTGCCGGTGGGCGCGTCGTACGTCGCCCATGTCCCGGTCGAGCTGGGCTCCGAAGCCGCCGACAGGCAGGTCCCGGGTGGCCGCCGTGTCCTTCGGGCCGTCCCCGAGGACGTTGCGCAGCGCCGCCAGGCCGCAGGCCAGTGCCGCCTCACGGAGGAAGGGGGCGCCGAGGAGGACCACCGTCTCCACGAGACTGAGCTGTGCGCCGCTTGCTACGACCAGGTGGTCCAGCCGGTTGATGAGCCGTTCCGGGAAGAGCTCGTCGTCCCACGGGTCGGTTTCCGCACCCCTTGTCCGGCGGACGGCGACGACCTGGGTCACCACCTCCGCCAGCTCCTCCTTGGCCTTGGCGTGTTCGGCGCCCGTGCCCTCGGCCAGTCCCCACAGCGCCGAGGAGCGAACCGCGTCCGTCCAGGTGCCTGCGGACGGCATGGCCTCGCACATGGTGACGTCGGCATACTTGCCGCCGGACGGGTCGTTGCCCAGCCACCGCACGTCGATCTCCGGCGGCTTGAGGTGCGAGTAGGGGCGCGCGATGTCCGGCGCGCGTTCCGAGACGGATGTGATGACCTGACCCACCGTGCGGGCCGCGGACTCCCTGGCTACGGCCTCCACCAGGGCCCTGGCCATGACGCTGCCGCCCTGGATGTGCCCCAGCGCGGCCTCGCCGGGTGCACAGGCTCTGAGGACCACGACGTTGTCCCTGACGCCGCTGACCGTCAACTTCCCCAGGTCGGCGGCGTCACTGCCGTTGGTACGGCAGGCGTCCAGGCAGAGCAGCACCGTGGCGTCGGAGGTCAGCGGCAGCAGCAGCTCGTCGGGTACCACCTCGATGAGACCCTGCGGGTGCAGTACATGCTCCCCGCCTGGTCGCAGTCTGGCCCAGATGTCACTGGGGACCAGGTAGTCGGTCTCGCCGAACCTCACCCCGTGTCCCGAGAAATAGACGAGCCCGACGTCCCCGTCCTCGCAGGAGTCCAGAAACTGGTCGAGCCGCACACGGATGTTCCCCTGTTTGGTCGCCTCCTCGTCGTCGAGCACCGTCACATCGTCCGGCGCGTAACCGGAGCGCAGCAGCGCGTCGCGTACATGAGCCACGTCCGTGACCGTGAACGGCAGGCCGGGATACGCCTCCCGGAGTGCGGGAACCTTCTCCAGCTCCGGCTGCCTGGGCACCGCGATCAGAAGGGCCCTCCGGCGCCCAGAACCCATCGTACCCATCGTGCCCAAACCCCCCACGAAACAGCCGAGTTCGCTCCATCGCGAAGCGCGATTATCGCAGACGGCGGCCCGGAAGGAGTGAGTACGGCAGCACCGCCGTGCTCAGGGCGACGAAGGCCTGCGTGGCCGGCAGCGGCGCGAGGAAGTACACCAGCTCCGCTCCCCTCCTCCGTCGGCCCTCACCGCTCCTCGCCCCCGAAGTCCGTCCGGGCCCGGTTGATCGCCGACTCCACCGCCGCCACCCGGTCCGCCAGCAGGCCCAGGGCCGCCACCGCCCGGGTGAGGGGGTCGTCCTCGGGGCCGCCGAGGGCGCGGGCGCGGGTGTGGGCCGTCTTCACCTCGGTCCAGCGGCCGGCCCGGTCGGCGTCGAGCGTGCCGCGCAGTTCGGCCAGTTTCAGCAGGTTGGCCTCGGCGCCCGTGGTGAGGGTCTGGGCCTCGGCCGTGTAGTGGTCGTCGACGACGGCCTCGCGCTCGGCGTCGTTCATGACCGGCCGCAGCCGCTGGGCGATCTTGTTCATGTCGCGGTAGGAGCCCTGGAGGCGGAACGGAGGTTCCGTACGGGCGGTCTCCGACTGGGCGGCGGAGGCGATGTAGGCCGCGTTGACCGTCAGGACGGTGTCGCGGACCGCCGTCACATGGCGCAACACCGCCAGCACACGGTCGAGTTCGGCCGACGGCATCGGCTGGGTCAGGCGGTCCGCGCGGACCGTGGGGTCGGCGGCGGCCAGCCGGACCAGCAGGTCCAGGTCGGCGCGGTCGCGGGCGGCGAGCGGGGCGAGCACCGGGTTGGCGGTGAGGGCGTTCTCGACGAAGCTGAGCGCGAAGACGTCCTCCTTGCCGGTGAGGACATCGCCGAGGTTCCACACGTCGGCCCGGTTGGCCAGCATGTCCGGGATGCGGAAGCGTTCGCCGGACTCGGTGTAGGGATTGCCGGCCATACAGACCGCGAAGCGCTTGCCGCGCAGGTCGTAGGTGCGCGGCTCGCCGTCCCACACACCGTCCACGCGCCGGGTCGCGTCGCACAGCGGGATGAACTTCTGCAGCAGCTCGGGCGAGGTGTGCTGGATGTCGTCCACATACAGGAGCGTGTTGTTGCCGGCCGCCAGCGCGAAGTTGATCTTCTCTATCTCGCGGCGGGCGGTGGCGTTCGGGGCGTCGGCCGGGTCCAGCGAGGTCACGGTGTGCCCGAGAGCCGGGCCGCTGACCTTGACCAGCATCAGCCCGAGCCGGTCGGCCACGTACTCCATGAGCGTCGTCTTGCCGTAGCCCGGCGGGGAGATCAGCAGGAGCAGACCGCCGGTGTCGGTCCGCTTCGACTCACCGGTGGTGCCGAGCTGGCGGGCCAGGCTGTCGCCGATCAGGGGCAGGTACACCTCGTCGACCAGGCGGTTGCGGACGAACGCCGACATCACCCGGGGGCGGTGGTCGTCCAGCCGGAGGCGGTCGCGTTCGGCCGTCACCAGGGCCGTGCGGTGGCGCTGGTAGGTGCGGAAGGCGGGGACTTCCTCGGCGGTGAAGCGGGCCGTGCGGGCCAGGAAATCGTCCACGCGCAACGGCAGTCGGCCTCCGGCCACCCTCGGATGCGTGCCCAGGAGGCCCTCCGCCGTCGCGGTGAGCGGGGCGTCGCCGTCGTAACGGGGGAGGCCGGGGCACAGCTCGGCGGCCACCGCCTCAGCCAGCTCGCCGGGACCGGCCTCGGTGCCGGTGGCGGTGGCGTACGCGCCGAGCCAGGCGTGCACCACCTGCCGGCGCGCGCCCAGGTCGGTCAGCACCTCCAGGTCTCCCCCGTAACTCCCCTCCGCGTGACGGAACTTCTCCAGCAGCGTGCGTGCCGTGATCCCGAGGACGAAGCCCTCCGGACCGCAGGTCAGCTCCTCGAAGAGATACGCGGCGGCCGGCCCGCCGGCCGACTGGGGATCCCAGGCCTCGATCGCGCCCGCCAGCTCCCGCTCCAGCTCCCCGATGGCCGGTACGGCGCCGAAGGCGTCCCGGGCGCGGGCCAGGGACAGCGCCCGTCGCCGCCACCCGGTGCGGCTCTCCTCCGTCGTGCCGTGCGCCCAGAACAGCTGGGCGGTGGCGCGAGCGGCGGGCTCGTGGCGCAGGGTGCCGGCGGCCTCGTACAGGGGCAGCAGGGCGCGCAGCACGACGGTCGCGTCATGGTCGTGGACGCCGCGCTCGTAGCCCTCGTCGTACGACTCCTGGGCCGCCCGGCGGACCAGGTCCGGCAGGTCGTCGGCGGCGGCGAGGGCGGCCGGGCCGTGCTCGGCGAGCAGGCGGGCGGCGAGGTGTTCGGCGCGGTAGACCTCGGGCGACTCGGAGGGCAGGCGGCGGTCCCAGTAAGGGCGGGTCGCGGCGAAGGCGGGGTCCGTCACCGGGCGGCGGTAGTCGGTGCCCGTCACCGCGAAGGCCAGGGTGTCGCCGTGCGGGACCAGGGTGAGGTCCAGCGGCTGGGTGTTGACGGCGAAGCGGTGGGCGCCGAGCAGCAGGGTGCGGCCGTCGTCGGCGTACAGGTCGCCGCGGTCGCGCAGGGCGCGGGCGGCCTCCTGGCGGGCGGACTTCAGCCGGCCGTCGAGTTCCTCGGCGCGCACGCTGTCGCCGAGGGCGCGCAGCTCGTCGGCGGTGCGGCGGACCTTGGCGACCAGTGGGTCGGAGGCGAAGTAGGTGGTGACCGCGTCGGTGTCGGGGAGCGTGGCGGCCCGGCGGGCGATCGTCTCCAGCATGCGCCCGGCCGAGACGGCGAGCTGTTCGCCGCGGCGGGCGCGGGCGTCGGCGAGGGACTGCTTGCGGGCGGCGAACGCCTCGTAGATCTCGGTGCGCCGGCCGTCGAGTTCGGCGAGGAAGTCGTCGAACTCGGCGAACCGGCCGTCCAGATCCTCCAACCTACCCAGTACGGACGTCAGTTGGTCGTCGCACTCCTCCGGCGTGCCGGAGACGGCGAGCGCGGCGGTGACGGCCTGCGCGAGCAGCGCGGTCTCGGCGGCGAACTCGGCACGGCCCTCGCTGTCCTGGAGGGCGCGACGGCGGGCGTCCAGCGTCGCCCGGCCCCGGTTGACGCCGCCGAGCACGTCGGCGATCCGCTCCAGCACGGCCGTACGGACCGTGGCATCGGCGATGTCGAGGCCGGTCACGACCTCGGTGACCGTGCGCAGTGCGTCGGCCAGCTCGTCCAGCCGGGCGGCGACAGGCGCGGCGCCCGCGACGGTCTCGACGGCCGCCGCCTCCCCGGCCAGCCGCTCGACCTCCGCGTGCTGGGCGGCGAAGGCGTCCTCGCGGGCCAGGAACGCCANNNNNNNNNNNNNNNNNNNNNNNNNNNNNNNNNNNNNNNNNNNNNNNNNNNNNNNNNNNNNNNNNNNNNNNNNNNNNNNNNNNNNNNNNNNNNNNNNNNNNNNNNNNNNNNNNNNNNNNNNNNNNNNNNNNNNNNNNNNNNNNNNNNNNNNNNNNNNNNNNNNNNNNNNNNNNNNNNNNNNNNNNNNNNNNNNNNNNNNNNNNNNNNNNNNNNNNNNNNNNNNNNNNNNNNNNNNNNNNNNNNNNNNNNNNNNNNNNNNNNNNNNNNNNNNNNNNNNNNNNNNNNNNNNNNNNNNNNNNNNNNNNNNNNNNNNNNNNNNNNNNNN from Streptomyces roseochromogenus subsp. oscitans DS 12.976 encodes the following:
- a CDS encoding HD domain-containing protein — translated: MPRQPELEKVPALREAYPGLPFTVTDVAHVRDALLRSGYAPDDVTVLDDEEATKQGNIRVRLDQFLDSCEDGDVGLVYFSGHGVRFGETDYLVPSDIWARLRPGGEHVLHPQGLIEVVPDELLLPLTSDATVLLCLDACRTNGSDAADLGKLTVSGVRDNVVVLRACAPGEAALGHIQGGSVMARALVEAVARESAARTVGQVITSVSERAPDIARPYSHLKPPEIDVRWLGNDPSGGKYADVTMCEAMPSAGTWTDAVRSSALWGLAEGTGAEHAKAKEELAEVVTQVVAVRRTRGAETDPWDDELFPERLINRLDHLVVASGAQLSLVETVVLLGAPFLREAALACGLAALRNVLGDGPKDTAATRDLPVGGFGAQLDRDMGDVRRAHRQVESWRETLLRRGRSEDARSAEYWLRHRFLADWDVLWESGDHASLDSLRRAVDLLVRAAESATGESLGHDDRGTLRGAVLQVVSQLGTGTPAEAAAPDGSEWVTGLCADLCGEERWTWRPRELATLLHIAGLLAIDPRMLDGVLIDHLGPREPTQIRPQGIVGEIRANKGFRISSDTEAEAAEAAVSGEVPATRWLLVFKCGSAALYTALDRLAARIATVSQAARRTHGTLRPHDLLHGLPQTVKTDGLQPKHKAFDKPPPRFQLAEDEVKPLIMGTQLYGDRMLAVRELYQNALDACRVRQARRRYAEPGRWTGSECERDQLAGSRIVFTQGVDEDTGRMYIQCEDNGVGMTAEELRDLFAQAGRRSEQSSARMREMRRWRREGITTELNSRFGIGVFSYFMLAEEVEVITRPVGMLGGATARDGGYRASVTAGSGLMHLSREDNGLEGGGTIVRLYVHDEPDEKRGRHPSVVQAMREFLWCSPVEVTATEFDGEPVIWRPGELYGDSSLPSPRIHAAEDVWWVDGPGMLLVDGLFVEDAVLPYGYVLNLRGRHRPKLSVDRNRILWYDERRAKRDLEDAVPALIRRSAWRPFPLEWLWRLAASEPLLGQLVVGHLLDSDVPLSLPEEHEWKRQAQGQGSLTLSDLRCLPVDLRVLNGTGRMPDRLTDLFTAWRESALGMPRSQHPLEEGAVLPDPQPLDTLVFRSHPDGSWSAVLRAAAETGISLREATRQLRRYAIAGVSVPEVTDVRGLADVVPDSLMADLYEVCRKPEGRGPDGRRLVRTAMLRVSETHRESLGRLAELCVQLSRLDPSISVPTDLQGLGSHVVGGRERIALLDDEPGPQSPPFTVGGEPPFPHLVSPIDIACRVRQKGIPAAEIEDAVRRFEPLGYRLTGPDLAHPLDRAQFVAISRDLDGAAPFLSPGAMGLRHLVALAANREETVGDTARWLGGWAGQLGLEVPDPGPLATFRPPAWCEDLPAENEGDASEPRPLTVWAVLRVLGHLDEPSLLEENVAAVEALAGGGLVDHRAVEAARTWLSTRRSSRLREISDDMWAMPVRGMIEFPTLRAPSVEKREQIDPVYLMGLAMTFGERLGALARRLRHEAAGYGLEVADVPEKAADRRPTYPVFMALCDRGEWREHVWLADLILLANREGVDLATAAAMVNAYRSLGAPTVPVPEGFVPPVRPQQRDVPAEYALVQPDLKQSWTLTPLALVIAAARLGLALPQAYRRLQQFAAIGLDFPFPEPVITRTPDWRDVVILTARLTGREPALSGDVSEDQVLLASEETDLTVDEVRERLQDYAPLFGFRLPLPHEGN
- a CDS encoding AAA family ATPase, with product AFLAREDAFAAQHAEVERLAGEAAAVETVAGAAPVAARLDELADALRTVTEVVTGLDIADATVRTAVLERIADVLGGVNRGRATLDARRRALQDSEGRAEFAAETALLAQAVTAALAVSGTPEECDDQLTSVLGRLEDLDGRFAEFDDFLAELDGRRTEIYEAFAARKQSLADARARRGEQLAVSAGRMLETIARRAATLPDTDAVTTYFASDPLVAKVRRTADELRALGDSVRAEELDGRLKSARQEAARALRDRGDLYADDGRTLLLGAHRFAVNTQPLDLTLVPHGDTLAFAVTGTDYRRPVTDPAFAATRPYWDRRLPSESPEVYRAEHLAARLLAEHGPAALAAADDLPDLVRRAAQESYDEGYERGVHDHDATVVLRALLPLYEAAGTLRHEPAARATAQLFWAHGTTEESRTGWRRRALSLARARDAFGAVPAIGELERELAGAIEAWDPQSAGGPAAAYLFEELTCGPEGFVLGITARTLLEKFRHAEGSYGGDLEVLTDLGARRQVVHAWLGAYATATGTEAGPGELAEAVAAELCPGLPRYDGDAPLTATAEGLLGTHPRVAGGRLPLRVDDFLARTARFTAEEVPAFRTYQRHRTALVTAERDRLRLDDHRPRVMSAFVRNRLVDEVYLPLIGDSLARQLGTTGESKRTDTGGLLLLISPPGYGKTTLMEYVADRLGLMLVKVSGPALGHTVTSLDPADAPNATARREIEKINFALAAGNNTLLYVDDIQHTSPELLQKFIPLCDATRRVDGVWDGEPRTYDLRGKRFAVCMAGNPYTESGERFRIPDMLANRADVWNLGDVLTGKEDVFALSFVENALTANPVLAPLAARDRADLDLLVRLAAADPTVRADRLTQPMPSAELDRVLAVLRHVTAVRDTVLTVNAAYIASAAQSETARTEPPFRLQGSYRDMNKIAQRLRPVMNDAEREAVVDDHYTAEAQTLTTGAEANLLKLAELRGTLDADRAGRWTEVKTAHTRARALGGPEDDPLTRAVAALGLLADRVAAVESAINRARTDFGGEER